AGTTTCAATTGCCGCAGCAAAGCTTCCCCGTCGACGCGAATACCCATGGAAGAGAGCTCTAAAGCCCGGTTCAACACCGGATACCAGATGATAATATCGCCGTTCAAACCCTTGCCTCGGGGATTGGATGTCGTCCAGTCGTCGTAATCGGGGGCGCGGCCGTCATGGGGCTTGCCGTCCTGCAAGGGGCTGCCGATGCCAATAATAAAGACAGCACCGTATTCTTTGGCAATGGCGTTTTCCCTTTCCTGGCACGAAAGTTTGGGATATTTTTCCAGCAAGTCCTCGGCATAGATGAAGGTGATTTTTTCGGGCAGGATGGTTTTGATCTGCGCATAATGGGCAAAAATATAGGCCTCGGTCTGGCGGATGACCAGATAAATCAAACGGACGATCTTTTGCAAAAATTCAATATTCCGCTCCCGTTTGCTGACCACCCGTTCCCAGTCCCACTGGTCAACGTACAAAGAATGAATGTTGCTCAGCGTCTCGTCTGGACGGATGGCATTCATGTCCGTGTAAATCCCTTCGCCGGCGGGGATTTTAAGATCGGCCAGGGCCAGTCGCTTCCATTTGGCTAAAGACTGGACGATTTCAGCTTGGGTGTTGTTCATGTTGCCGATTTGAAAAGAAACAGGGCGTTCGACACCGTTCAGATCGTCATTGATGCCAGTGCCGGTCTTGACAAAAAGCGGGGCCGTAATCCGGTGCAGGTTCAGAGCGCCAGCCAGCTTTTTTTGAAAAAAATCCTTTATCAACAGGATGGCGTTCTCGGTTTCCCGGTAATCCAGGATCGCTTTGTATTTTGGGGGAATGCATAAAGCATATTTCATTTTTTCTCCTTATGATGGTTTTATTGAAGCTTGAAAAAAAGAAGGGTTTTGTTTTAAATATTTTCAGGCGGGGGGAACCGCCCGATTATTGTTATTATTATTACTGGCAGCGGAAACAGTCGCTGCAAGGATGGTTGTACTGAGCAAAAACTTGTCAGGCAAACACATGCAATATTTATACAATAGTTCCCAGTCCAATGCAAGTTTCTGCGGCAATAAATTTGATTTTATTTTTTGACAACTTAAATTTATCTTGAGAAAAGTTTTAAAGGTGGACATACTTTCACTATGATTTCAACTGCTGGAGGAACTTGCTGAAACCATAGTGTGACTACCAGGATAAGCTCATAATTTGTGCTGCCATTTGACCTGAAGACTATTTTTTGCTAAGATGAGATTTCTCCGAGTTTAAAGAGCTAAAGTCCGGAAGGACCAGGCCTTTAGACCGTGAGGGTAAAGCCGGAAACGGCCTTGCCTCCCGAAATTGGAAAGGAGAAGGCCATAAACTACAATAAAAACAAAACTCTGAACGCGACAGATAAAAGCCGCAAAAAATCCTTGATCAGCGTCGAAACCGCCGAAAAAATTCTCGGCGAATTCCCGGTTTCAATATTCATGAATACCGTCCCTCTGCTAGCTGCTCAAAATCGCATCCTGGCCAAAAACATTGCCTCCCCTTTCGCAATCCCCGAATTCGACAAGTCGGCTATGGACGGTTATGCCTACAATTCCGCCGATCAATCCCAGGCTTATCTCGTTCTGGAAACCATTGCCGCCGGTATTCCGCCCAAATCCACCATCGCTCGCGGTCAGTGCGCCAAGATAATGACCGGGGCCATGCTCCCTATAGGCGCCGACCAGGTGGTCAAGCGCGAATGCACCAGTGAAGAAAACGGCTTCATGAAGATCATCGCTGAAGACAAAAACCGCAACATCCGCTATAAAGGCGAAGACCTCCAGGCCGGGCAGTTGGTTCTGGAAAAAGGCACGCTCCTGCAGGCAGCCCAGATCGCACTTCTCGCTCAGTTGGGAATAGCCGAAATACCTACAGCCCGACCGCCCCGTATCGGCATCATCACCACCGGCTCGGAACTGGCCGAACCCGGGTGTCCCCTGGGGCCCGGTCAAATATATAATAGCAATTACTATTCCCTGTCAGCCCAGGTACGCGCCTTGGGCGCTGAACCCATAGCTTTGGGCCATATCGCCGATGATCTCGAAACGACCACCACGCTCATCACTGCGCGTCTTGCCGAATGCGACATGCTGATCCTGTCCGGAGGGGTTTCAGCCGGAGATTTCGATTACGTACCCGCGGCAATGAAAAAAGCCGGCATCACCCTCCATTTTGAAAAGATCGCGGTCCAGCCGGGCATGCCAACGGTCTTTGGCAGCAAGGGTGACAAAATCGTTTTCGGTTTACCGGGAAATCCGGTTTCCACATTCGTGATTTTTGAAATATTCATAAAGCCATTTATTTTCCGTATGCTGGGGCATGTTTTTCAACCCATGATTTTAAAAGCCAAGTTGAATCGGGATTACAAACGCAGCAAAACTGCCCGTACGGCATTTGTCCCAATTCACTATCACGATGGCCAGGTTGAAATACTGAATTATCAAGGATCGGCCCATCTACACGCCCTGAGCCAGGCCAATGGCTTGCTGCGCATACCCGCAGGGCAACTCAGTATCACCGCCGGGAGCACCATCGATGTTCGATGCCTATGAGCGCAAGATCAATTACCTGCGGGTAGCCGTAACCGACCGCTGCAACCTGCGCTGCAGCTATTGCATGCCGGCAACGGGCATCAAGCTGAA
This Candidatus Aminicenantes bacterium DNA region includes the following protein-coding sequences:
- a CDS encoding molybdopterin molybdotransferase MoeA, which produces MISVETAEKILGEFPVSIFMNTVPLLAAQNRILAKNIASPFAIPEFDKSAMDGYAYNSADQSQAYLVLETIAAGIPPKSTIARGQCAKIMTGAMLPIGADQVVKRECTSEENGFMKIIAEDKNRNIRYKGEDLQAGQLVLEKGTLLQAAQIALLAQLGIAEIPTARPPRIGIITTGSELAEPGCPLGPGQIYNSNYYSLSAQVRALGAEPIALGHIADDLETTTTLITARLAECDMLILSGGVSAGDFDYVPAAMKKAGITLHFEKIAVQPGMPTVFGSKGDKIVFGLPGNPVSTFVIFEIFIKPFIFRMLGHVFQPMILKAKLNRDYKRSKTARTAFVPIHYHDGQVEILNYQGSAHLHALSQANGLLRIPAGQLSITAGSTIDVRCL
- the asnA gene encoding aspartate--ammonia ligase, which codes for MKYALCIPPKYKAILDYRETENAILLIKDFFQKKLAGALNLHRITAPLFVKTGTGINDDLNGVERPVSFQIGNMNNTQAEIVQSLAKWKRLALADLKIPAGEGIYTDMNAIRPDETLSNIHSLYVDQWDWERVVSKRERNIEFLQKIVRLIYLVIRQTEAYIFAHYAQIKTILPEKITFIYAEDLLEKYPKLSCQERENAIAKEYGAVFIIGIGSPLQDGKPHDGRAPDYDDWTTSNPRGKGLNGDIIIWYPVLNRALELSSMGIRVDGEALLRQLKLTGKSERQKLYFHKKLLAGELPLSIGGGIGQSRLCLFFLRKAHIGEVQATLWPDEMVRRCRENNIHLY